A region from the Cannabis sativa cultivar Pink pepper isolate KNU-18-1 chromosome 9, ASM2916894v1, whole genome shotgun sequence genome encodes:
- the LOC133031388 gene encoding uncharacterized mitochondrial protein AtMg00860-like, which produces MAPARLKELKIQLQELLNLGLIRPSYSPWGVPGKMVFSKINLHLGYHQLRIRVEDILKTVFWHIVDKDGIMVDSAKIEDVRDWPTPKLATEVRSFLGLAGYDRRFLEGFPKIVVPLTELTQKNLKFVWTDWCEKSFQELNQHLITAPVLTLPLDNEKFVVYSDATR; this is translated from the exons ATGGCTCCAGCAAGATTGAAAGAACTAAAGATCCAACTCCAGGAGTTACTGAATCTGGGGTTGATTAGACCAAGTTACTCTCCTTGGGGTGTTCCA GGTAAGatggtcttttccaagatcaaCCTTCACTTAGGTTACCATCAACTGAGAATTCGAGTGGAAGATATCCTGAAAACTGTGTTCT ggcacatagtggataaagatgggatcatggttgaTTCGGCCAAGATTGAAgatgttcgggattggccaacaCCAAAATTGGCTACGGAAgttagaagctttttgggtttgGCTGGGTATGATCGTCGGTTCCTTGAGGGATTTCCAAAGATTGTTGTACCCCTAACGGAGCTAACCCAAAAGAActtgaagtttgtttggactgattggtgtgagaaaagttttcaGGAGTTAAACCAGCACTTAATTACCGCTCCAGTTTTAACTCTTCCTTTAGATAATGAAAAGTTTGTTGTTTATTCTGACGCCACAAGATAG